In a genomic window of Streptomyces pristinaespiralis:
- a CDS encoding beta-xylosidase/alpha-l-arabinosidase, with the protein MAIPHAPDAPAAAPDAEGPWRDPSLSAAERVDDLMGRMTLEEKTAQLYGVWVGADGDGDGVAPHQNDMVDAVDWDSLITRGLGQLTRPFGTAPVDPATGAVALARAQREIADANRFGIPALAHEECLAGFTAWSATAYPVPLAWGATFDPGLVADMARRIGADMRAVGVHQGLAPVLDVVRDLRWGRVEETIGEDPYLVGTVGTAYVEGLESTGIIATLKHFAGYSASAGARNLAPVRAGGRELADVILPPFEMALREGGARSVMHSYAEIDGVPAAADTRLLTELLREIWGFDGTVVADYFGIGFLETLHKVAAGRGDAARLALTAGVDVELPTVRCYGDALVEAVRDGLVPEALVDRALRRVLIQKCELGLLDPDWSPLPPVLRGSDGEADSVRGTVDLDGPANRETARLVAERSCVLLANDGGVLPLRDTARIAVVGPRADDPLAMLGCYSFPSHVGVSHPGVPLGVDIPTVLAALTEEFPGAAVRHAAGCDVDGPDTSGIAQAVRLAQDADVCVAVLGDRAGLFGRGTSGEGCDAADLSLPGVQGELLDALVATGVPVVAVLVTGRPYALGRWADRLAAVVQAFFPGEEGGPALAGVLSGRVNPSGRLPVGVPYGPGGQPWTYLQPPLGLAGGVSNLDPTPLFPFGHGLSYTTFAWEPGPTAPAELPTDGSADIGVVVRNTGDRDGAEVVQLYLHDPVAQTTRPDVRLIGYARVELAAGRAAEVRFRFHADLASFTGVGGRRIVEPGDLELRFATSSAPGDVRHTVRLRLTGPERTVGHDRTLHCATVVEPVAG; encoded by the coding sequence ATGGCAATTCCGCATGCCCCGGACGCGCCCGCCGCGGCCCCCGACGCCGAAGGCCCCTGGCGCGACCCCTCGCTCAGTGCCGCAGAACGGGTCGACGACCTCATGGGCAGAATGACCCTCGAAGAGAAGACGGCCCAGCTCTACGGCGTGTGGGTGGGCGCCGACGGCGACGGCGACGGTGTGGCGCCCCACCAGAACGACATGGTCGACGCGGTCGACTGGGACAGCCTCATCACCCGCGGCCTCGGCCAGCTCACCAGGCCCTTCGGCACCGCTCCCGTGGACCCGGCGACCGGCGCGGTGGCGCTGGCCCGCGCCCAGCGGGAGATCGCCGACGCCAACCGCTTCGGCATCCCGGCGCTCGCCCACGAGGAGTGCCTGGCCGGTTTCACCGCCTGGTCCGCCACCGCCTACCCCGTACCGCTCGCCTGGGGCGCCACCTTCGATCCCGGCCTGGTCGCCGACATGGCCCGCCGCATCGGCGCGGACATGCGCGCCGTCGGTGTGCACCAGGGGCTCGCCCCCGTCCTCGACGTCGTCCGCGACCTGCGGTGGGGCCGGGTGGAGGAGACGATCGGCGAGGACCCGTACCTCGTCGGCACCGTCGGCACCGCCTATGTGGAGGGCCTTGAGTCCACCGGGATCATCGCCACCCTCAAGCACTTCGCCGGCTACTCGGCGTCCGCCGGCGCCCGCAACCTCGCCCCGGTCCGCGCCGGCGGACGCGAGCTCGCGGACGTCATCCTCCCGCCGTTCGAGATGGCGCTGCGGGAAGGCGGAGCCCGCTCGGTGATGCACTCCTACGCCGAGATCGACGGAGTCCCCGCCGCGGCGGACACCCGGCTGCTGACCGAACTCCTGCGGGAGATCTGGGGCTTCGACGGCACGGTCGTCGCCGACTACTTCGGCATCGGCTTCCTCGAGACCCTGCACAAGGTCGCCGCCGGGCGCGGCGATGCCGCCAGGCTCGCCCTGACCGCCGGTGTCGACGTCGAACTGCCGACCGTCCGCTGCTACGGCGACGCGCTCGTCGAAGCGGTACGTGACGGCCTGGTCCCCGAGGCGCTCGTCGACCGCGCGCTGCGCAGGGTCCTGATCCAGAAGTGCGAACTGGGCCTGCTCGACCCCGACTGGTCCCCGCTGCCCCCGGTGCTCCGGGGATCGGACGGCGAGGCGGACAGCGTGCGCGGAACCGTCGACCTCGACGGACCCGCCAACCGGGAGACCGCCAGGCTCGTCGCCGAGCGGTCCTGCGTGCTGCTCGCCAACGACGGCGGCGTGCTGCCGCTCCGCGACACCGCGCGGATCGCGGTCGTCGGACCCCGGGCCGACGATCCGCTGGCCATGCTCGGCTGCTACTCCTTCCCCAGCCACGTCGGCGTCTCGCACCCCGGTGTCCCCCTCGGCGTGGACATCCCGACCGTGCTGGCCGCGCTGACCGAGGAGTTCCCCGGCGCCGCGGTCCGCCACGCCGCCGGCTGCGACGTCGACGGTCCCGACACCTCGGGCATCGCCCAAGCGGTGCGTCTCGCGCAGGACGCCGACGTGTGCGTGGCGGTGCTGGGCGACCGGGCCGGACTCTTCGGCCGCGGCACCTCCGGTGAAGGCTGCGACGCGGCGGACCTCTCGCTGCCCGGTGTCCAGGGGGAGCTGCTGGACGCCCTGGTGGCCACCGGCGTCCCCGTGGTGGCCGTGCTGGTGACGGGCCGTCCGTACGCGCTCGGCCGCTGGGCGGACCGGCTCGCGGCCGTGGTGCAGGCGTTCTTCCCCGGCGAGGAGGGCGGCCCCGCCCTGGCCGGGGTGCTGTCCGGGCGGGTCAACCCGTCCGGCCGGCTGCCGGTCGGTGTGCCGTACGGGCCGGGCGGCCAGCCCTGGACGTACCTCCAGCCGCCGCTCGGACTGGCGGGCGGGGTGAGCAACCTCGATCCCACCCCGCTCTTCCCCTTCGGGCACGGGCTCTCCTACACGACGTTCGCGTGGGAGCCCGGCCCGACCGCTCCCGCGGAGCTCCCCACCGACGGGTCCGCGGACATCGGTGTGGTCGTGCGCAACACCGGCGACCGCGACGGCGCCGAGGTCGTCCAGCTCTACCTGCACGACCCGGTCGCCCAGACCACCCGGCCGGACGTCCGGCTGATCGGCTACGCCAGGGTGGAGCTCGCGGCGGGCCGGGCGGCGGAGGTCCGCTTCCGTTTCCACGCCGACCTGGCGTCCTTCACGGGCGTCGGCGGGCGCCGGATCGTCGAACCGGGCGACCTCGAGCTGCGGTTCGCGACGTCCAGCGCGCCCGGCGACGTCCGGCACACCGTACGGCTGCGCCTGACCGGCCCGGAGCGGACGGTCGGCCACGACCGCACGCTGCACTGCGCCACCGTCGTCGAACCGGTCGCCGGCTGA